In the Vanacampus margaritifer isolate UIUO_Vmar chromosome 9, RoL_Vmar_1.0, whole genome shotgun sequence genome, tttaggtgaacgggtatctctttgactgccagacgttttcagaaaagggatgccgtgggtgccagccgatttaagcatttttgactgatctttcaaggtccatagaaaattatgtgtttggactatggaaacacacatactaccaaatgaaagattggactctcatctttcatcagaacaaaatgtttgtttctaccttattccgtttttcagtaatcaacaatagaaaatggttagtttcacctctgttttgaaaaaaccccgtcttttaacgtctttggcactcctccataggattttactaaacgttatttaacgtttttggcagtcaaagagttaagggattttttttaataggttttaggtgaactaatgaatacacacacactcgcacgcacgtacatacacaaacaaacaaaccaaaaaaaaggagcgcaatgatgatgacatgtcaaatcggtaaaattaccgaatgaacaatactgagctctccagaaaaaaaaaaaaaagtttagtttagttttagttctaTTGGCATAGGTCTGTTAAGTGTTTCCTATCCGTCCTTTGAGCTAGCGTATATCACCGGACCAGACCCGGTGTCTTGACAAAACCGCATACCCATCGGACTAGCATACCTTGCACTTCTGTGCATGCGCTGTAGAGAACAGGTTCGGTGTTCGGTTGAGTTTAGGGTAAGGCTACAGATACGGGTATGCTGATCTGACACAACACCCGGTATTGTCTTCAAAAGCTCGCGAGCCAGCTTGATGAAGCTAATATCATTGAATGTCATGTACTCGTTCGTGTCTTCAGCTGGCCGTCGGCCTGCATTTTCTGAACAGTATTGGACTTATCCACGCAGACCTGAAGCCCAACAACATCATGATGGTGGAGCACGTCAACCGGCCGTACAAAGTTAAAATCATCGACTTTGGCTTAGCCCAGCACGTCTCggagaccaaccagggccaaCTCTTTCAGAACCGCCGCTACAGGTACGCAAAGACTAGAGATATTCTTGAGATATATTTGACGCCGTATTTGCCAGATCTATTATTTGTCGCTATTTTCAGGGCTCCGGAGATCATCCTGGGTTGTCCCTACACGAAGCCGATCGACGTGTGGTCTCTGGGTTGCATCATCGCCGAGTTGTTTCTGGGCTCTGCACTTTTCTACAGCACCTGTGAATACGACATGGCAAGAacctcccccaaaaatatctaAATATGATCTGACATAAGGACACTTTGAtctttaacctttttttcccccccacagttGAGAAAGATTGAGCATATCTTGGGTCACATTCCGCAAAGACTACTAAACATCGGACTCAACACGACAAGATACTACTTTTACGAGATGAAAAAGGGCTACCAGTCGTTTTACTGGAGACTAAAGGTATAATCGGGGCgtgtttcaaaacttttttctaaACGGCCTCAGATCTTTAGGAGGTGAACGGCTCGGAAAGTCTTGAGGTTTGACTGTTTCCGACAGTTTTGTATCACTTCTCCCTAGACGCCCAACGAGTTTGGCTACGTCTGCACCGACTGTTTTATCAACTCTCTGGATGACCTTTGCAAGGTATCacgttttgtttcttttatctTTATAACGTAGGGTGAGAAATGACATTTTCCTGAGTAATCGCATGCGAATGCTGCCGCCAAGGTGAGAaatgccaaacaaaaaaaatcaattgcagaaaattaatccaaaaataCCATTCTAGTCGGGTGTGCTAAATCTGCCTCCATTTCTAGGTACACTAGGGCGGTAAGACGTCGCAGGTTTGTGGACCAGTCCCCGTTTTAAGCTTTGTGTCCCGAGTCCTggccccattgttttgtcccccGGTTTTCACACAGGTTCAAGCCAGCGTCGCAGTTTTGGGAGATTCATACGACAAACCGATCAAAATAGGAATTTAGCTGTTGAACGTTTGCAATTGCTAGCAGCCGGGTTTCATCataccggaactagaactacttcctgcttccgtgtttTAAGAATCATgagaaatgtagtcctactagcctaatgctgcggTGGCTGGTCAGACCCAaagcaagctgagcttttctgacgctgtatttccttttttttttttcttctatttttttttttataattattatttattgttttgtttagttttttttctttatttttctttttttttttctgacggtgtatttccaatgttacaatgcgggaCGGGCGACAAGACCAAGCAAAAAAAGATTGAATATGGTGAGTACATTGCCTTGTTTAGCGTTGTTGagctgtcaaccaagatagcatttagcatttagctaaagGAATAAATAACACAACTACAAGTCACTAGATTGAAATTTGTTATAGTTACTGGTGAGAATTTACtatacatttcattttcatcGAAATCGTCCtggtttttcattttgaaaatgtggtcaCCCGAAGCGACACGTCAACTCCGTAAACGCAGTGCTGCGAATTCCTTGGCTAGCAGATGTCAAGGTTACCATTAAACCTCAGACTTTTTCACTCTTTTTAACCCCTAGAcgttattgtgacccgtttttggctttttgttggttctgaccaagccatttcaaaataaaatactgcccacgggttttaaaatgtttgtttgtgaaTTTCCATGTGCCGTACCAAACCAATGTTCTTACCGGCACAATTACACATGAAACCCCCAAATAATGAGATCTGATTGGACAGTTAGTAATGCTATGACCTCTAGCTGTTGTACTCCTTTTCTGACCATGGACTTCCCTTTTGTTCTTCTTGGAAAAATAGCCAAATAATTACAAACTGTACCAACACCTCACCAACCACAAATCAATCCTGGATTTTGAGTCAGAATCCAttcgaaaaagaaaaagtccgaCTCATGTCGCGTACTCGGTATTAAGGCTTGCAGTGTGTTCCGATCCAGGTCAGACAAGTGGTCCACCTGTCAAACGAAGACACCACAGCAGAAGTCCAAGACCAGGAGACCTTTGTGGATTTGCTGAAGAAGCTGCTGAGGCCTGACGCCGGCCAGCGACTGATCCCCGGTCAGATTCTCCAGGATCCCTTCGTCACCATGGCCGACCTTGCGCTCAACCACGGCAACAGCTTCTAGTAGGTTCGCGGCAAGAAACTGTGCAAGCCATTTTAAGTCGGTTAAACCTCCGATTCCTTCTGTTAAAGCATGAAACTGAGCTGCGAAATGATGCAGGCCTGTCAGAATCCAAACTCCGGGACTCAGGTCGGCGCAGCTCCGGCCTCGCACCGCGGGAACGTAAGCGCTCGTCCAACTTGGCAGATCGAGCGGGAACATCCTGACATTCTGGGGATTTCGTCACGCATCTCGAGGGGTCTCAATCTGGACAACCTGGACTTGGATCCGCACAAGACTCTCTCGCATCGACTCCGTTCGGTCTGCCTTCGCACGTCGTCGCCGCTTGAAAACATGTGGCATATGGAAGGGTAAGCGGCAGAAGATTTTCACTAAGGCCCGACTGATGTGGATTTTTTTGAGGACAATGcagatttaaccctggagaacccaagaacccttttcttctttggaaaattatgaattatacattaaatgactgctaaaagttcactgaacaccaaaatatgttttttcaattttaacccttgttttttgaactagctcagagttgctaatttatcaaaatatatatataaaacatactcctaggcattctgcaacatgatatgaaatagattaacaaaaatatatatattttaccatctgatggtttgctgagaagatggttttgtttggattgatttcccgctcaacaaaacagccatcttgtcaccaccactctggctcatgtaagtgcaatattcatccactagatggccccatgcaggggtcagaagtggcactctggacttttgaagttaaatttgtaaaaaaaaaaggtggtctttgttatttaagtagcagaatttataggggccaaatttgaccccgtgggttctccagggttaaaaaaaaaattgattaccAATTATTCTCACGATTAATTTAGAATAACTATAACGCATAAACTAACTTCCTTCTTGCTCCCCTAACTAGCCAAAATATAGCATTATAATTCATTTTCAAggaataaattgaagcaaaaagacTTAAAATACAACATTGCTTCAAGTAGAACTATTTAACTCCAGTTTTAGCAACACATGTCTGTAATATTGCTAGAAAGGCGCCATTGTATCCAAcaataaataatcataaataaataaagccaataaaaaaagaaatacaagacTGATTCTTGAGAAAAACTACACCAACCAAACCCAAATGTCCAATACTACTCGTCCTTCATGTAATTGTCCCATTTTCTGGTTGGCCTTTATGGATCATTGgtagtgtttgtttttcagagAACCACAACAGCAGGAGGATCAGGAGTCAGTCCAGAAGCAAAGAGGTACAATTGAGTTTACTGTTGGAATGAATGTGAATATGAACGATGACATCATTTCTGACGTTCCGACAGGGGCTTGCACCGTGATGACCGGCAGAGCGGCAAAATTGGTGCTTCCAATGCAAAACAGCAACCAGTCAgtttgcctcttttttta is a window encoding:
- the LOC144057751 gene encoding homeodomain-interacting protein kinase 3-like, which codes for MAAEQNPPYRVQAKAVTSSEEEAVAMCSSLCNADGYLWVLHSPASDYHILGFLGEGTYGDVVKCLKTATREEVAVKIFKHINDPGMFEKEASTLKTLMAFDMDKVNLVQCKSIFVDRLYMCLEFEILDINLWDFMHTRPTKCLLVKEIRPILHQLAVGLHFLNSIGLIHADLKPNNIMMVEHVNRPYKVKIIDFGLAQHVSETNQGQLFQNRRYRAPEIILGCPYTKPIDVWSLGCIIAELFLGSALFYSTCEYDMLRKIEHILGHIPQRLLNIGLNTTRYYFYEMKKGYQSFYWRLKTPNEFGYVCTDCFINSLDDLCKVRQVVHLSNEDTTAEVQDQETFVDLLKKLLRPDAGQRLIPGQILQDPFVTMADLALNHGNSFYMKLSCEMMQACQNPNSGTQVGAAPASHRGNVSARPTWQIEREHPDILGISSRISRGLNLDNLDLDPHKTLSHRLRSVCLRTSSPLENMWHMEGEPQQQEDQESVQKQRGACTVMTGRAAKLVLPMQNSNQLSQSTKRDGRQDTIHNGEPTRTEIAKMFTESAATSMTNVESLTARSINNMGGKWKTKPGDIHRQKGKKSLKRRWCSFRPTPISKRDSPITKKRKMNPKDVQTPESSNEADTSAGKRTQLTAKTTEANGKTESDGDPAKSKTTKRKKTRNTYSAWRRRNKAARKLKANTGNKNKPMTTNRSGVDTDNGKKKKDESDAKKMKDKT